The following proteins come from a genomic window of Papilio machaon chromosome 7, ilPapMach1.1, whole genome shotgun sequence:
- the LOC106719495 gene encoding nucleoside diphosphate kinase homolog 5 produces MSVGSSDSDEEFQSYSERTLAIIKPEAYEDTEAIENQIRNHGFSILARREVHLTPEQAAELYRGHYGRQHFPHLVAQMSNGPIVALVLAARNCIQKWRNLMGPARVAEAQAYWPDSLRACYGRRTKYGDYFNALHGSKEHAEALREIHFFFPNMIVGPLLRHTQINDYIQKHLAPTLGPALAALARERPAEPILWLANYLHRNNPNEPEMGPPSHEIRDDYRCHTPVPSEI; encoded by the exons ATGTCGGTAGGCTCGTCTGACTCCGACGAGGAATTCCAGTCGTATTCGGAGAGGACCTTAGCTATAATTAAGCCGGAAGCCTATGAAGATACCGAGGCTATTGAGAATCAAATTAGAAACCATGGGTTCTCCATACTGGCT AGACGAGAAGTACATCTAACGCCGGAGCAAGCGGCGGAGTTGTACCGGGGGCACTATGGCCGGCAGCACTTCCCACACCTCGTGGCTCAGATGTCAAACGGGCCCATCGTCGCGCTAGTCCTTGCCGCGCGCAACTGTATACAGAAGTGGCGCAACCTTATGGGACCTGCTAG GGTGGCGGAGGCGCAGGCATATTGGCCAGACAGCCTCCGCGCGTGCTATGGCCGCCGCACTAAGTATGGCGACTACTTTAACGCACTGCACGGGAGCAAGGAGCACGCGGAAGCCCTGCGAGAAATACACTTCTTCTTTCCCAAta TGATCGTTGGGCCTTTACTTCGGCACACGCAAATAAACGACTATATACAGAAGCATTTGGCGCCTACTTTAGGGCCAGCTCTCGCAGCACTAGCTAGAGAAAGACCTGCAGAGCCGATACTATGGCTGGCGAACTATTTGCACAGAAATAACCCCAACGAACCAGAAATGGGGCCACCGAGTCACGAAATAAGAGATGACTATAGATGCCATACGCCTGTGCCTTCAGAAATATAG
- the LOC106719406 gene encoding prosaposin has product MTNILGVCLFSLLCFSYASITSARQLPKECSKGPSYWCQNLKVASDCGAVGHCIGTVWEKQEIDVRQNEVSEKIIRLFRQLKDVKDLINMEYLAARMNSACRDVPDQTITKYCREHTAHLEEYLLALLTSQTSPETMCSVVAMCNSEKLDNVLSMIKKKTTTPKTPTDKYGGKLLGASKCTWGPSYWCSNFSTGRECKATHHCVSRVWPRAEYPQDSDSICKICTDMVKQARDQLQSNETQEELKEVFEGSCQLIPIKLVRKECIVLADDFVPELVETLASEMNPQTVCSVAGLCNSARIDLMLEDYNKKLELRKDCNNCRTTVGVLRKRFDDTSYEDFLVGLLKMCGQMGSFSDSCSMLVFKYYEHILAGVKKDLTPTGICHLSGQCAVRYHSHDQYDFPDVKIDQLKATDDVPCEFCEQVVKHLRDVLVANTTESEFHRVLVGLCKQTGSFKEECLSLVEEYYPMIYNFLVSELKADAVCAMMGICHNNSDVPVAVLLPKELAVKVTQSPLLIGNDEANSYTTPKLARVSLKKETNVRIMVGEQSAQDAQLPIERMYVAAPQNKAACSFCQYFLHYLQVELSDVNNEDTIKDAVEKACDKLPDSVNGECKQFVTEYGPAVIALLVQEIDPASVCPALGLCPQTEEVRRVAINSDKSNCPLCLFAVEQLETMLKSNRSEENIRHALDSLCNHLSAKLRTECVDFVDTYTNQLVEMLAADMNSTEICVFLKLCEDKVHDPLKITQSIDKYHEQPSARGDRNNFRGRSMLPKEMLETDGDLMTNEIPDHTVNGRPKKVQQKSVCVICEFVMKEIDDQIKDKHNDDEIKKIVHGVCKRMPKSVRGECDQFVDKYSDLVISLLAQELDPSEVCQELKLCDPTGIRAVKEAILDCAVCETVVMAVRKVLSNDKIDHDIVHVVEKSCALLPAKYHDRCHTLMEVYGDSIIHLIEDIGTKGVCEKIGLCSDRSSAYVHMQTPQTRN; this is encoded by the exons ATGACAAACATTTTAGGTGTTTGTCTATTTTCATTGCTGTGCTTTTCCTATGCAA GTATAACATCAGCACGGCAATTACCGAAAGAATGCTCCAAAGGACCCTCTTATTGGTGTCAAAATCTaaa AGTTGCCTCCGACTGCGGAGCCGTTGGCCACTGCATCGGCACGGTATGGGAAAAGCAAGAAATTGATGTTCGTCAAAATGAAGTATCCGAAAAGATAATACGACTCTTCAGACAACTGAAGGATGTTAAAGATCTTATTAATATG GAGTACCTTGCAGCACGCATGAACTCAGCGTGCCGCGACGTGCCCGACCAGACAATCACGAAGTACTGTCGCGAGCATACCGCTCATTTGGAAGAATATCTTCTAGCACTGTTGACTTCGCAGACCTCGCCAGAGACAATGTGCAGCGTCGTCGCTATGTGCAACAGTGAAAAGCTTGACAATGTCTTGTCTATGATT aaaaagaaaacaacgaCACCTAAAACACCGACTGATAAATATGgag GTAAATTGTTGGGAGCTTCGAAATGTACGTGGGGACCATCTTATTGGTGCAGCAATTTCAG CACTGGTCGTGAGTGCAAAGCTACCCATCATTGCGTGAGCCGCGTGTGGCCGCGCGCTGAATACCCTCAGGATAGCGACAGCATCTGTAAGATCTGTACCGACATGGTAAAACAAGCACGCGATCAATTGCAGAGCAACGAGACACAG gaggAACTGAAAGAAGTATTCGAGGGTTCATGCCAGTTGATACCTATCAAATTGGTACGTAAAGAGTGTATAGTGCTGGCTGATGACTTCGTGCCCGAGCTGGTGGAGACCTTGGCTTCAGAGATGAATCCGCAGACAGTCTGTTCGGTGGCCGGACTCTGTAATAGTGCCAGGATAGACCTTATGCTCGAAGACTAT aaCAAGAAGTTAGAGTTACGCAAAGACTGCAACAACTGTCGTACCACTGTTGGTGTGCTGAGGAAGAGGTTTGATGATACATCATATGAAGACTTCCTGGTCGGATTACTCAAG atGTGCGGTCAAATGGGTTCGTTCTCGGATTCATGTTCAATGTTAGTGTTCAAATACTATGAGCACATATTGGCTGGAGTTAAGAAAGATTTGACACCGACTGGTATCTGTCATTTGAGTGGTCAATGTGCTGTCCGGTATCACTCACACGATCAGTATGACTTCCCTGATGTCAAAATAGACCAGTTGAAAGCAACAGA TGATGTACCGTGCGAGTTCTGCGAACAAGTTGTCAAACATTTGCGCGACGTGTTGGTAGCCAACACTACCGAATCCGAATTCCATAGAGTTTTAGTTG gtCTCTGTAAGCAAACGGGTTCATTTAAAGAGGAATGTTTAAGTTTGGTTGAAGAATACTATCCTATGATATACAACTTCCTCGTGTCTGAACTGAAGGCGGATGCTGTATGTGCGATGATGGGCATCTGTCACAACAATAGTGATGTGCCAGTTGCCGTCCTACTGCCTAAAGAGCTGGCTGTTAAAGTCACACAGTCGCCTTTGCTCATTGGAAATGATGAAGCCAATAGTTATACCACTCCAAAG TTGGCACGAGTAAGTTTAAAGAAGGAGACAAACGTACGCATTATGGTCGGAGAGCAAAGTGCACAAGATGCTCAGCTTCCCATAGAGCGCATGTACGTAGCGGCGCCGCAAAACAAAGCAGCCTGCTCCTTCTGTCAGTACTTCCTGCACTACCTACAAGTTGAACTCAGCGATGTTAACAATGag GATACGATCAAAGATGCGGTGGAGAAGGCGTGCGACAAGTTACCGGATTCTGTGAACGGCGAGTGCAAGCAGTTTGTCACCGAGTATGGTCCCGCTGTCATCGCCTTACTAGTGCAAGAAATAGACCCCGCCAGT GTTTGTCCCGCATTAGGTTTGTGCCCGCAGACGGAGGAGGTGCGACGTGTGGCCATTAACTCAGACAAGTCCAACTGCCCGCTTTGTCTGTTCGCAGTCGAACAACTTGAGACCATGCTCAAGAGCAACCGCAGCGAG gaAAATATTCGTCATGCATTGGACAGTCTTTGTAACCATCTATCGGCCAAACTACGTACCGAATGTGTTGACTTTGTTGACACATACACCAACCAGTTGGTAGAGATGTTGGCGGCCGATATGAACTCTACAGAGATCTGCGTATTCCTCAAGCTCTGCGAAGATAAAGTTCACGACCCTCTCAAGATTACACAGTCTATTGACAAGTATCACGAACAACCAAGTGCTAGAGGTGATAGGAACAACTTCAGAGGACGGTCCATGTTGCCCAAAGAAATGCTGGAAACTGATGGAGATTTGA TGACGAACGAGATCCCGGACCACACTGTCAACGGACGACCCAAGAAGGTTCAACAGAAGTCAGTCTGTGTCATCTGTGAGTTCGTCATGAAGGAGATCGACGATCAGATCAAGGACAAACATAACGAC GATGAAATAAAGAAGATAGTGCACGGCGTATGCAAGCGTATGCCTAAGTCGGTGCGCGGCGAATGCGACCAGTTCGTTGACAAGTACTCGGACCTGGTGATCAGTCTGCTGGCCCAGGAGTTGGATCCTTCGGAGGTGTGCCAGGAGTTGAAACTCTGTGATCCCACCGGCATTAGAGCTGTCAAAG AGGCTATCCTGGACTGCGCTGTGTGCGAGACGGTGGTGATGGCGGTACGCAAGGTGCTCAGTAATGACAAGATCGACCACGACATTGTTCACGTCGTGGAGAAGTCTTGCGCACTTCTGCCCGCCAAGTACCATGACAGG TGCCACACTCTGATGGAGGTGTACGGAGACAGCATCATCCACCTGATTGAAGATATCGGCACGAAGGGTGTCTGCGAGAAGATCGGTCTCTGCTCCGATCGCAGCTCTGCCTACGTCCACATGCAGACGCCGCAGACACGCAACTGA